A section of the Triticum dicoccoides isolate Atlit2015 ecotype Zavitan chromosome 7A, WEW_v2.0, whole genome shotgun sequence genome encodes:
- the LOC119331280 gene encoding zinc finger protein WIP2-like: MEDPYTSFLKNPYYYYCTSSFPTAPPTPHLPPPFPPYAARYPALAAAAAPHHQYPSFFQHQPAQPTHHYSTAPPSPPLREALPLLSLSPTPTARPRAVQQHDAADSDSDDDDNDCCYHLQQEVAAGSRTTSARTPLFADLNCVPSCCDDGDGDPMDVEASWSTSTDDAAVALRIGLPAAEADLLSGLSGRAAEEDEEEEDDCKPGGGHEEVPLGFSSTAPVGRLNKGQYWIPTPSQILIGPTQFSCPVCFKTFNRYNNMQMHMWGHGSQYRKGPESLRGVQPTAMLRLPCYCCAAGCRNNIDHPRAKPLKDFRTLQTHYKRKHGLKPFLCRRCGKAFAVKGDWRTHEKNCGKLWYCLCGSEFKHKRSLKDHARAFGHGHGAFGCNGAAGGDGGFDDDDEGAVSEIEHDVVCGAAAR, encoded by the exons ATGGAAGACCCCTACACGAGCTTCCTCAAGAACCCCTACTACTACTACTGCACTTCCTCCTTCCCTACCGCTCCCCCCACCCCTCACCTCCCTCCCCCCTTCCCACCTTACGCCGcccggtacccagccctggccgcgGCCGCAGCTCCTCACCACCAGTACCCCTCGTTCTTCCAGCATCAGCCGGCGCAGCCCACTCATCACTACAGcacggcgcctccctcccctccgctCCGGGAGgcgcttcccctcctctccctctcgcccaCGCCCACCGCCCGCCCTCGTGCCGTCCAGCAGCACGACGccgccgactccgactccgacgacGATGACAACGACTGCTGCTACCACCTgcagcaggaggtggcggcgggctCGAGGACGACCTCTGCGCGCACACCGCTCTTCGCCGACCTCAACTGCGTGCCGTCCTgctgcgacgacggcgacggcgacccgATGGACGTCGAGGCCTCCTGGTCCACGTCCACGGACGACGCCGCCGTTGCTCTGCGCATCGGCCTGCCGGCCGCGGAAGCTGACCTTCTGTCCGGTCTTTCGGGCAGGGCCgcggaagaggacgaggaggaggaagatgattgCAAGCCAGGAGGCGGGCACGAGGAGGTGCCGCTAGGGTTCTCTTCGACGGCGCCGGTCGGGAGGCTGAACAAGGGGCAATACTGGATCCCGACGCCGTCGCAGATCCTCATCGGTCCCACCCAGTTCTCCTGCCCCGTCTGCTTCAAGACATTCAACCGATACAACAACATGCAG ATGCACATGTGGGGTCACGGTTCGCagtaccggaagggccccgagtcgCTGCGCGGGGTGCAGCCGACGGCGATGCTGCGGCTGCCGTGCTACTGCTGCGCGGCCGGGTGCCGGAACAACATCGACCACCCGCGGGCCAAGCCGCTCAAGGACTTCCGCACCCTGCAGACGCACTACAAGCGCAAGCACGGCCTCAAGCCCTTCCTCTGCCGCCGGTGCGGCAAGGCCTTCGCCGTCAAGGGCGACTGGCGCACCCACGAGAAGAACTGTGGCAAGCTCTGGTACTGCCTCTGCGGCTCCGAGTTCAAGCACAAGCGCTCGCTCAAGGACCACGCCCGCGCCTTCGGTCACGGGCACGGCGCCTTCGGGTGCAACGGCGCCGCCGGAGGCGATGGTGgcttcgacgacgacgacgagggcgCCGTCTCCGAGATCGAGCATGACGTCGTCTGCGGCGCCGCCGCGCGGTGA